The Methanocaldococcus jannaschii DSM 2661 genome has a segment encoding these proteins:
- a CDS encoding DUF4013 domain-containing protein, protein MKKLEYYLKDAFYYVLSDVKKGIVGGLLSSTSGAIGAIFGIILSILLIHNINPNDVVGLDNNILLTSLIVASFGFLIALIIGFILDGYYVRVMKTTVENYDVLPDWDDIAELLKRGFLYWIGNIILSIIFMIVPILFIIFGVFLIFLPLVGIVFIGIGFLLLFVSTIALLIYEGLAEVNYSVKGFSGFFEFKEIFRMINLNYIILLIIVGVIVIVINFVVQLPFILLKIFAISPARYSTFSSSETIVDVISAVISAFVGFYTAVFAKRAIALYYKDRVEELKK, encoded by the coding sequence ATGAAAAAACTTGAGTATTATTTAAAAGATGCATTTTATTATGTGCTTTCAGATGTTAAAAAAGGAATAGTCGGAGGATTGTTATCATCAACCTCTGGAGCTATTGGAGCAATATTTGGAATTATCTTGTCTATTCTATTAATACACAATATTAATCCTAATGATGTTGTTGGATTGGACAATAATATTTTATTAACCTCTCTAATTGTTGCAAGTTTTGGGTTTTTAATTGCGTTAATTATAGGTTTCATACTTGATGGTTACTATGTTAGAGTAATGAAAACTACTGTTGAAAATTATGATGTCCTCCCTGATTGGGATGATATTGCTGAGTTACTTAAAAGAGGTTTTTTATACTGGATTGGGAATATTATACTCTCAATAATCTTTATGATTGTTCCAATTTTGTTTATTATATTTGGAGTATTTTTAATATTTTTGCCTTTAGTGGGAATTGTTTTTATAGGAATTGGATTTTTACTTTTGTTTGTATCGACAATTGCACTTTTGATATATGAAGGATTAGCAGAGGTGAATTACTCTGTAAAAGGATTTTCTGGATTTTTTGAGTTTAAAGAAATATTTAGAATGATAAATTTAAATTATATAATATTGCTTATAATTGTTGGAGTTATAGTCATAGTGATAAATTTTGTTGTGCAACTTCCATTTATTTTATTAAAAATCTTTGCTATATCTCCAGCAAGATATTCTACTTTCTCCTCTTCAGAGACGATTGTTGATGTGATATCAGCAGTAATTTCTGCCTTTGTTGGATTCTACACAGCAGTATTCGCAAAAAGGGCTATTGCGTTATATTATAAAGATAGAGTTGAAGAATTGAAAAAATAA
- a CDS encoding CoB--CoM heterodisulfide reductase iron-sulfur subunit A family protein: MSPRVGVFVCYCGANINGVVDCEAVRDFAEKLDGVVVAKTYPFMCADPGQNLIKEAIKEYNLDRVVVAACTPKIHEPTFRNCIKEAGLSPYYLEFVNIREHCSFVHMNDREKATKKAMELVAGAVERAKRLEDVPQKIVEVDKSCLIIGGGIAGIQAALDLGDQGYKVYLVEKEPSIGGRMAQLAKTFPTDDCALUILAPKMVSVANHPNVELITYAEVKNVEGFIGNFEVTIEKKPRYVDENICTGCGACAAVCPIEVPNEFDLGLGTRKAIYVPFAQAVPLVYTIDMDHCIRCGLCEKACGPGAIRYDQKPEEIKLKVGTIICAVGYDEFDATLKEEYGYGVYDNVITTLELERMINPAGPTGGHEIRPSDGKHPHRVVFIQCVGSRDAKVGKHYCSRICCMFALKNAQLIKQHDPSTEVYICYMDIRSFGKGYEEYYRRAQEQFGVKFIRGRPACIMEDPETKNLIVRVEDTLLGEIVEIEADLVVLSAGLSPRPDNPKLAKMLGLELSPDGFFKELHPKLAPVNTKVDGIAIAGVAQGPKDIPDTVAQAKGAASAVSIPMAQGQFRIEMIRAVVDEDVCGGCQVCAKMCPYNAITYVEKDGHLVAQVNDVACKGCGSCAGACPSGAMQLRYYRDEQIISFIDGVLEAHQKLES, from the coding sequence ATGTCCCCAAGAGTTGGGGTATTTGTCTGTTACTGTGGAGCGAACATCAACGGTGTTGTTGATTGTGAAGCAGTAAGAGATTTTGCTGAAAAATTAGACGGAGTTGTTGTAGCAAAGACCTATCCTTTTATGTGTGCTGACCCAGGACAAAACTTGATTAAAGAAGCAATAAAGGAATATAATCTTGATAGAGTCGTTGTCGCGGCATGCACACCAAAAATTCACGAGCCTACTTTTAGAAATTGTATAAAAGAAGCAGGTTTATCTCCATATTACTTGGAGTTTGTCAATATTAGGGAGCACTGTTCATTTGTTCATATGAATGATAGAGAAAAAGCAACTAAAAAAGCAATGGAGTTAGTTGCAGGGGCTGTTGAAAGAGCTAAGAGATTAGAAGACGTTCCACAAAAAATTGTAGAAGTTGATAAATCTTGCTTAATCATTGGAGGAGGTATCGCTGGAATTCAGGCAGCTCTTGACTTAGGAGACCAAGGTTATAAAGTTTATTTAGTTGAGAAGGAGCCATCAATTGGAGGTAGGATGGCTCAGCTTGCTAAGACATTCCCAACTGATGACTGTGCGCTGTGAATTTTGGCCCCAAAGATGGTTAGCGTTGCAAACCACCCCAATGTTGAACTCATCACCTATGCTGAAGTTAAAAATGTCGAAGGATTTATTGGAAACTTTGAAGTCACAATAGAGAAAAAACCAAGATACGTTGATGAAAACATCTGTACCGGATGTGGAGCCTGTGCTGCTGTATGTCCAATTGAAGTGCCAAACGAATTTGACTTAGGTTTAGGAACAAGAAAAGCCATCTATGTCCCATTCGCACAGGCAGTTCCTCTTGTCTATACAATCGATATGGACCACTGTATAAGATGTGGCTTATGTGAAAAAGCTTGTGGTCCAGGAGCTATAAGATACGACCAAAAACCTGAAGAGATTAAGTTAAAGGTTGGAACAATCATCTGTGCAGTTGGTTATGATGAATTTGATGCTACATTGAAAGAAGAGTATGGTTATGGAGTCTATGACAACGTCATAACAACATTAGAATTAGAAAGAATGATTAACCCAGCAGGACCAACAGGAGGGCATGAAATAAGACCAAGTGATGGAAAGCACCCACACAGAGTTGTATTCATACAGTGTGTTGGTTCAAGAGATGCAAAGGTTGGAAAGCACTACTGTTCAAGAATCTGTTGTATGTTTGCTTTGAAGAATGCTCAATTAATTAAACAGCACGACCCAAGCACTGAAGTTTATATCTGCTACATGGATATCAGGTCTTTTGGTAAAGGTTACGAAGAGTATTACAGAAGAGCTCAGGAGCAGTTTGGAGTTAAGTTCATTAGAGGAAGGCCAGCTTGCATAATGGAAGATCCAGAGACAAAGAACTTGATTGTTAGAGTAGAAGATACATTATTGGGAGAGATTGTAGAAATTGAAGCAGATTTAGTTGTATTGTCAGCAGGATTGTCACCAAGACCAGACAATCCAAAATTGGCTAAGATGCTTGGTTTAGAGCTCAGTCCAGATGGATTCTTCAAGGAGTTGCATCCAAAGTTAGCTCCAGTTAATACAAAGGTCGATGGTATAGCAATTGCAGGAGTTGCTCAGGGACCAAAAGACATTCCAGATACCGTAGCTCAGGCTAAAGGGGCCGCAAGTGCTGTTTCAATACCAATGGCACAAGGACAGTTTAGAATAGAGATGATAAGGGCAGTTGTTGATGAAGATGTCTGTGGAGGATGCCAAGTTTGTGCTAAGATGTGTCCATACAATGCTATAACCTATGTTGAAAAAGATGGACACTTAGTAGCTCAAGTCAATGACGTTGCATGTAAGGGATGCGGTTCATGTGCTGGAGCATGTCCAAGTGGAGCAATGCAGTTGAGATACTATAGAGATGAGCAAATAATTTCATTCATTGATGGAGTATTAGAAGCTCACCAAAAATTAGAAAGTTAA
- the vhuD gene encoding F420-non-reducing hydrogenase iron-sulfur subunit VhuD yields the protein MDPVIIAFCCYQUGYGAADLAGTSRMQYPATVRIVRLPCTGKFDITYALRAFQKGADAVMVVGUKKGECAYETGNLKAEERVRFAKQLLDELGIGGDRIDMFFMSAAEADKFVSAVNEMTARVEKLGPNPLKAQ from the coding sequence ATGGATCCAGTAATAATTGCATTTTGTTGCTATCAGTGAGGATATGGGGCTGCTGACTTGGCAGGGACAAGTAGAATGCAATACCCTGCAACCGTAAGAATCGTAAGGCTCCCTTGTACCGGTAAATTCGATATTACCTACGCTTTAAGGGCTTTCCAAAAGGGAGCCGATGCGGTTATGGTTGTAGGGTGAAAGAAAGGAGAGTGTGCCTACGAAACAGGTAACTTAAAGGCTGAGGAGAGGGTTAGGTTCGCTAAACAATTATTAGATGAATTAGGAATTGGCGGAGACAGAATTGACATGTTTTTCATGTCTGCCGCTGAGGCAGATAAATTCGTCTCCGCCGTTAATGAAATGACTGCAAGAGTTGAAAAACTCGGACCTAACCCTCTCAAAGCTCAGTAA
- the vhuG gene encoding F420-non-reducing hydrogenase subunit VhuG: MITLAVKVGMIQLCGCSGCHISLLDLHDKLLEVLPNLEIVYAPIIADPKEIPEGIDVFLVEGGIRNEHDEHLIHEIREKSKIVIAWGTCAAYGGIPGLGNLYKKEELLNYVYSTDSTENKGEIPSEEIPPLEEYVKPIKDFIKVDYTIPGCPPTPKMIADAIIALLNGEEPKLPTKIVCDECPRKKENVFPETFKRTHEGRPDPERCLFEQGYTCLGFATRAGCGAKCPSAGVPCRGCFGKTDKSLDLGANAANVLANAGEAALEIPDKVALLNRFTLPDALINRKAK; the protein is encoded by the coding sequence GTGATTACCTTGGCAGTTAAGGTAGGGATGATACAACTGTGTGGATGTTCTGGATGCCACATATCCCTATTAGACTTACATGACAAGTTATTGGAAGTTTTACCAAATTTAGAGATTGTTTATGCCCCTATAATTGCAGACCCTAAGGAGATTCCTGAGGGTATAGATGTATTTTTAGTTGAGGGAGGAATTAGGAATGAGCACGATGAGCACTTAATTCATGAAATAAGAGAGAAATCAAAGATTGTCATTGCATGGGGAACTTGTGCCGCTTATGGAGGGATTCCAGGTTTAGGAAATCTATACAAAAAAGAAGAATTACTAAATTATGTCTACTCAACCGACTCAACAGAAAATAAAGGAGAAATACCTTCAGAAGAAATTCCACCACTTGAAGAGTATGTTAAACCAATAAAGGACTTCATAAAAGTAGATTATACAATACCAGGATGTCCTCCAACACCAAAAATGATCGCAGATGCAATTATAGCACTACTAAATGGAGAAGAACCAAAATTACCAACAAAGATCGTATGTGATGAATGTCCAAGAAAAAAAGAGAATGTATTTCCAGAAACATTTAAAAGAACCCATGAAGGAAGACCAGACCCAGAAAGATGCTTATTTGAGCAAGGATACACTTGCTTAGGATTTGCTACAAGAGCAGGTTGTGGAGCAAAATGTCCAAGTGCAGGAGTTCCATGTAGAGGTTGTTTCGGTAAAACAGATAAATCATTAGACTTAGGAGCTAACGCAGCTAATGTATTGGCTAACGCTGGAGAGGCAGCTTTGGAGATTCCAGATAAGGTAGCTTTATTGAACAGATTCACACTACCAGATGCTTTAATCAACAGAAAGGCAAAATAA
- the vhuA gene encoding F420-non-reducing hydrogenase Vhu subunit A: MGKIVIEPLSRLEGHGKVTITLDENGKPKDVKLHITALRGFEQFVVGRPAEEVPRIVPRICGICQTAHHLASVKAIDAAWGVEIPEPAKKLRELMHIGNMIHSHALHFYFLAAPDFVLGPDADPAIRNIVGVIDKAPDVAKQAIALRKFGQKIVEAVGGKAIHPVTGIPGGQAKRLTEEERDELLKDADQMIEYAKNGVELIKQLNEQYMEQIKTLGVIDTYYLGLVKDGKHNFYDDTLRFLSPDGKEKVEFKPEEYLNYIGEYVVPYNYVKHPYYKKVGYPEGVYRVGPLAMLNVCDEMETPLAEEYRKEFLEIFGFPANQSLAYNHARLIELVEACEKAKILLEDNDITSDDIKADVEPKAGNGVGVVYAPRGVLIHNYETDENGIVVKANMIVATTHNVPTMEKAIQQAAQVIFK, translated from the coding sequence ATGGGGAAGATAGTAATTGAGCCCCTATCAAGATTAGAAGGGCATGGTAAAGTTACAATAACCTTAGATGAAAATGGAAAACCTAAGGATGTTAAGTTGCATATAACTGCATTGAGAGGATTTGAGCAGTTCGTTGTTGGAAGACCTGCTGAAGAAGTTCCAAGAATTGTCCCAAGAATCTGTGGTATCTGCCAAACAGCCCACCACTTAGCAAGTGTTAAGGCAATTGATGCCGCTTGGGGTGTAGAGATTCCAGAACCAGCTAAGAAATTGAGAGAGTTAATGCACATAGGAAATATGATTCATAGCCATGCATTGCACTTTTACTTCTTAGCAGCTCCTGACTTTGTTCTTGGTCCAGATGCAGACCCAGCAATAAGAAACATTGTGGGAGTTATAGATAAAGCTCCAGACGTTGCTAAGCAAGCTATCGCCTTAAGAAAGTTTGGGCAAAAGATTGTTGAAGCAGTTGGAGGAAAAGCTATTCATCCAGTTACTGGAATTCCTGGTGGGCAAGCAAAGAGATTAACTGAAGAAGAAAGAGATGAGTTATTAAAAGATGCTGACCAGATGATAGAATACGCTAAAAATGGTGTTGAGCTTATAAAACAATTAAATGAGCAATATATGGAACAGATAAAGACATTAGGAGTTATTGACACCTATTATTTAGGTTTGGTTAAAGATGGAAAACATAACTTCTATGACGATACCTTAAGATTCTTATCTCCAGATGGAAAAGAAAAAGTTGAGTTTAAACCGGAAGAATACTTGAACTATATTGGGGAATATGTAGTTCCATACAACTATGTAAAACACCCTTACTACAAAAAAGTCGGTTATCCTGAAGGAGTTTATAGGGTTGGGCCATTAGCGATGCTAAACGTTTGTGATGAAATGGAGACCCCGCTTGCAGAAGAATACAGAAAAGAATTTTTAGAGATCTTTGGATTTCCAGCAAATCAGTCATTGGCATATAATCATGCAAGGTTGATTGAGTTAGTTGAAGCATGTGAAAAGGCAAAAATATTATTGGAAGATAATGATATTACATCAGATGACATTAAGGCAGATGTTGAACCAAAGGCTGGAAATGGTGTTGGAGTAGTTTATGCTCCAAGAGGAGTTTTAATTCACAACTATGAAACAGATGAGAATGGAATCGTTGTTAAGGCAAACATGATTGTCGCTACAACACACAACGTTCCAACAATGGAAAAGGCTATCCAACAGGCAGCTCAAGTAATCTTCAAATAA
- the vhuU gene encoding F420-non-reducing hydrogenase selenoprotein subunit VhuU encodes MAEKSTVKVDEVKLNLIEMVLRAYDPUYSCAAHIIVKDEKGNKIIEVIKE; translated from the coding sequence ATGGCTGAGAAAAGCACAGTTAAAGTTGATGAAGTAAAATTAAACTTAATAGAAATGGTATTAAGAGCTTACGACCCTTGATACTCATGTGCCGCCCACATAATAGTTAAAGATGAAAAAGGAAACAAAATTATTGAGGTTATTAAAGAATAA
- the vhuB gene encoding F420-non-reducing hydrogenase associated-polyferredoxin VhuB, which translates to MSITIQKDACLVCYACQAECPTKAIDIDSFKVCNLCMECVKVCPTGALVEEEIEVNGKKLKRVNYLAHKCEKCGQCAEACPIGIKKVDDDFPYSKGHCVLCQKCIDVCPIEIISLPGVIDKPKKEIKPPKEPIAVTDACVGCGICVPECPVNAITLENNKAVIDKSKCIYCSICAQTCPWNAIFVAGKIPKKRRKEVKKFEVNAEKCIYCLKCVEVCPGDMIKVDEENLIVIPPKSCPACKLCVNICPVDALDLEVKLSSPHPITDEGLVIVEEDFEVLKKCASVCPTEAIVVDEEKKEVRMCIVCGACTVACPTGALKLGKIEHNGKEYNRIEFSPYLCDKCGKCVEVCPMKTLRLSRGKLPLKGYCVMCLLCLSVAEKEKKGKKVLELR; encoded by the coding sequence ATGAGCATAACAATTCAAAAAGATGCTTGTTTAGTCTGTTATGCGTGTCAGGCGGAGTGTCCTACCAAAGCAATAGATATAGATAGTTTTAAAGTATGCAACTTATGCATGGAGTGTGTTAAAGTCTGCCCAACGGGAGCTTTGGTGGAGGAGGAGATTGAAGTTAATGGGAAGAAGTTGAAGAGGGTTAATTATTTAGCTCATAAGTGTGAGAAATGTGGGCAGTGTGCTGAGGCTTGTCCTATTGGCATAAAAAAGGTTGATGATGATTTCCCTTACTCAAAGGGGCATTGTGTCCTCTGTCAAAAGTGTATTGACGTGTGTCCAATAGAGATCATTTCATTACCTGGAGTTATTGATAAGCCTAAGAAGGAAATAAAGCCACCAAAAGAACCGATAGCAGTTACTGATGCTTGTGTTGGTTGTGGAATTTGTGTTCCTGAATGTCCAGTTAATGCAATAACCTTAGAGAATAATAAAGCAGTCATCGATAAGAGTAAGTGTATTTACTGCAGTATTTGTGCCCAAACATGTCCATGGAATGCTATATTTGTAGCTGGGAAAATACCTAAGAAGAGGAGGAAGGAAGTTAAGAAGTTTGAAGTTAATGCAGAGAAGTGTATTTATTGTCTAAAGTGTGTTGAAGTCTGTCCGGGAGATATGATTAAGGTTGATGAGGAAAACTTAATCGTTATTCCACCAAAATCATGCCCAGCTTGTAAGCTCTGTGTTAATATCTGTCCAGTCGATGCTTTAGATTTAGAGGTTAAACTAAGCTCACCACACCCAATAACTGATGAGGGCTTGGTTATTGTTGAGGAGGACTTTGAGGTTTTGAAAAAATGTGCTTCAGTCTGTCCAACTGAAGCAATTGTAGTTGATGAGGAGAAGAAGGAAGTAAGAATGTGTATCGTCTGTGGAGCTTGTACTGTAGCCTGTCCAACAGGAGCTTTAAAGCTTGGTAAGATAGAACATAATGGTAAGGAATACAACAGAATTGAATTCAGCCCTTACTTATGTGATAAGTGTGGCAAATGTGTAGAAGTCTGCCCAATGAAGACATTAAGATTATCAAGAGGCAAATTACCATTGAAAGGATACTGTGTAATGTGCTTACTCTGCTTAAGTGTAGCTGAAAAAGAAAAGAAAGGAAAAAAGGTTTTGGAGTTAAGATAA
- a CDS encoding formylmethanofuran dehydrogenase subunit B, whose amino-acid sequence MVKVVRNVVCPFCGTLCDDLEILVEDNHIVGTRHACRIGNAKFMHFEGAVRYTEPLMRENKKDDFKKVDYETAIEETARLLTEATLPLIYGWSATECHAHMYGVELAELVGAVIDNTASVUHGPSLLAVQDVGYPVCTLGEVKNRADVIIFWGSNPMHAHPRHMSRYSVFARGFFRERGREDRTLIVVDPRETDTAKLADIHLQVEPHKDYELVSAMRAVLKGFELQVDKVAGVPADLIYEAVEVCKNAQFGELFFAMGVTMTRGKHRNIDNAIQLVIDLNAYTKFGLMPMRGHYNVNGFNQVLTWVTGYPFGVDFSRGYPRYNPGETTANDLLQRGETDMMLNIASDPGAHFPQKAVQHMAKIPLVCIDPHETPTTQLANIIIPPAIAGVEVEGTAYRMDGVPIQLRKVIDPPEGVLPDREILKILIKKVKEML is encoded by the coding sequence ATGGTAAAAGTTGTTAGAAATGTTGTCTGTCCGTTCTGTGGGACATTATGTGATGACTTAGAGATTTTAGTTGAAGATAACCACATAGTTGGAACAAGACATGCGTGTAGAATTGGAAATGCCAAGTTTATGCACTTTGAGGGAGCTGTAAGATATACAGAGCCTTTAATGAGAGAAAACAAGAAAGATGATTTCAAAAAAGTTGATTATGAAACTGCAATTGAAGAAACAGCAAGATTATTAACTGAGGCTACTTTACCTCTAATTTATGGATGGAGTGCTACTGAATGTCATGCACATATGTACGGGGTTGAGTTGGCTGAATTAGTTGGGGCAGTTATTGACAACACTGCAAGTGTTTGACACGGACCTTCACTTTTAGCTGTGCAGGATGTAGGATACCCCGTCTGTACCTTAGGAGAAGTTAAAAACAGAGCTGATGTTATCATCTTCTGGGGTTCAAACCCAATGCACGCCCACCCAAGGCATATGAGTAGATATTCAGTCTTTGCAAGAGGGTTTTTCAGAGAGAGGGGAAGAGAGGATAGGACTTTGATTGTTGTTGACCCAAGAGAGACTGATACTGCAAAGTTGGCAGATATTCATTTACAAGTAGAGCCACATAAAGATTATGAATTAGTTAGTGCAATGAGGGCTGTGTTGAAGGGCTTTGAGTTACAAGTAGATAAAGTTGCTGGAGTTCCAGCTGATTTGATATATGAAGCAGTTGAAGTTTGTAAAAATGCCCAATTTGGAGAGTTGTTTTTCGCTATGGGAGTAACGATGACAAGAGGTAAGCATAGAAACATTGACAATGCTATCCAGTTGGTTATTGACTTAAACGCATACACAAAATTCGGATTAATGCCAATGAGAGGACACTACAACGTCAATGGATTCAACCAAGTCTTGACATGGGTTACAGGTTATCCATTTGGTGTTGATTTCTCAAGAGGTTATCCAAGATACAACCCAGGAGAGACAACAGCTAACGACTTGTTGCAAAGAGGAGAAACTGATATGATGTTGAACATCGCTTCAGATCCTGGAGCACACTTCCCACAAAAAGCTGTACAGCACATGGCAAAGATACCATTGGTTTGTATTGACCCACACGAAACACCAACAACTCAATTGGCAAACATCATCATTCCACCAGCAATCGCTGGAGTTGAGGTTGAAGGAACTGCCTATAGAATGGATGGGGTTCCAATTCAGTTGAGGAAGGTTATTGATCCACCAGAAGGAGTCTTACCAGATAGAGAAATATTGAAGATACTCATTAAGAAAGTTAAAGAGATGCTCTAA
- a CDS encoding 2-isopropylmalate synthase, producing the protein MIIYREENEIIKKALENLNIPDRVYIFDTTLRDGEQTPGVSLTPEEKIDIAIKLDDLGVDVIEAGFPVSSLGEQEAIKKICSLNLDAEICGLARAVKKDIDVAIDCGVDRIHTFIATSPLHRKYKLKKSKEEIIDIAVDAIEYIKEHGIRVEFSAEDATRTEIDYLIEVYKKAVDAGADIINVPDTVGVMIPRAMYYLINELKKEIKVPISVHCHNDFGLAVANSLAAVEAGAEQVHCTINGLGERGGNAALEEVVMSLMSIYGVKTNIKTQKLYEISQLVSKYTEIKVQPNKAIVGENAFAHESGIHAHGVLAHALTYEPIPPELVGQKRKIILGKHTGTHAIEAKLKELGIEVGKDINKDQFDEIVKRIKALGDKGKRVTDRDVEAIVEDVVGKLAKKDRVVELEQIAVMTGNRVIPTASVALKIEEEIKKSSAIGVGPVDAAVKAIQKAIGEKIKLKEYHINAITGGTDALAEVIVTLEGYGREITTKAASEDIVRASVEAVIDGINKILAKREK; encoded by the coding sequence ATGATAATTTATAGGGAAGAGAATGAAATTATAAAAAAGGCACTTGAGAATTTAAACATTCCAGATAGGGTTTATATCTTTGACACAACACTCAGAGATGGAGAGCAAACTCCAGGTGTCTCTTTAACTCCAGAGGAGAAAATAGACATAGCCATAAAATTAGATGATTTAGGAGTTGATGTTATTGAGGCTGGTTTTCCAGTATCATCATTAGGAGAGCAGGAGGCTATTAAAAAAATCTGCTCATTAAACTTAGATGCTGAAATCTGCGGATTGGCAAGGGCTGTAAAAAAGGATATAGATGTAGCTATAGATTGCGGAGTTGATAGAATCCATACATTTATAGCAACCTCTCCATTGCATAGAAAATATAAATTAAAAAAATCAAAGGAAGAGATTATTGATATTGCAGTTGATGCCATAGAGTACATAAAAGAACATGGGATTAGAGTTGAGTTTTCAGCAGAAGATGCAACAAGAACAGAGATTGACTATTTAATAGAAGTTTATAAAAAGGCAGTAGATGCTGGAGCAGATATAATCAACGTTCCAGATACCGTTGGAGTTATGATTCCAAGGGCTATGTATTATCTAATAAATGAGCTAAAGAAGGAAATAAAAGTCCCTATATCTGTGCATTGCCACAACGACTTTGGTTTAGCTGTTGCAAACTCATTGGCAGCAGTTGAAGCAGGAGCAGAGCAAGTACATTGTACAATAAACGGCTTAGGAGAGAGAGGAGGAAATGCAGCATTGGAAGAGGTAGTTATGAGCTTAATGTCAATCTATGGAGTTAAAACTAATATAAAAACACAAAAACTTTATGAGATATCTCAGCTTGTATCAAAATACACTGAAATTAAAGTCCAACCAAACAAGGCAATTGTTGGAGAGAACGCTTTCGCTCATGAAAGTGGAATACATGCACATGGAGTTTTAGCTCATGCTTTAACCTATGAACCTATACCCCCAGAGTTAGTTGGGCAGAAGAGAAAAATAATCTTAGGTAAGCACACAGGAACACATGCAATTGAGGCAAAGTTAAAAGAATTAGGAATTGAGGTTGGTAAGGATATAAATAAAGATCAATTTGATGAGATAGTTAAGAGAATTAAAGCTCTTGGAGATAAAGGAAAGAGAGTCACTGACAGAGATGTTGAGGCAATAGTTGAGGATGTTGTTGGTAAGTTGGCTAAAAAAGATAGAGTTGTTGAGTTGGAGCAAATAGCGGTTATGACAGGTAATAGAGTTATTCCAACTGCATCAGTTGCTTTAAAGATTGAAGAAGAGATTAAGAAGAGCTCAGCTATTGGTGTTGGACCAGTAGATGCGGCAGTTAAGGCAATACAAAAAGCCATTGGAGAGAAGATTAAACTTAAAGAGTATCATATAAATGCCATAACTGGAGGAACTGATGCATTGGCGGAGGTTATTGTAACCTTAGAAGGATATGGAAGGGAGATAACAACAAAGGCAGCAAGTGAAGATATAGTTAGGGCTTCAGTTGAGGCAGTTATAGATGGAATCAACAAAATCTTGGCAAAAAGAGAAAAATGA